A stretch of the Ptiloglossa arizonensis isolate GNS036 chromosome 1, iyPtiAriz1_principal, whole genome shotgun sequence genome encodes the following:
- the LOC143152933 gene encoding serine/threonine-protein phosphatase 2A 56 kDa regulatory subunit gamma isoform isoform X1 produces MSSRQSKKEKDATKIGKDKGKNGKDGETGDEANKVAGAPPATNAPPPPTLINKIKYQPGGPVIKKDKRQSSSRFNISKNRELQKLPLLSETQQGNEREELFIQKLRQCCVLFDFESDPLSDLKWKEVKRTALHEMVEYVSKNKNVVTEAIYPEAVNMFAVNLFRTLPPSSNPNGAEFDPEEDEPTLEAAWPHLQLVYEFFLRLLESPDFQPTVARRYIDQKFVLQLLELFDSEDPRERDFLKTTLHRIYGKFLGLRAYIRKQINNVFYRFIYETEHHNGIAELLEILGSIINGFALPLKEEHKVFLLKVLSPLHKAKSLSVYHPQLAYCVVQFLEKDPSLTEPVIRSLLKFWPKTHSPKEVMFLNELEEILDVIEPAEFQKVMDPLFRQLAKCVSSSHFQVAERALYYWNNEYIMSLVSDNFLVILPIVYPAFYKNSRNHWNKSIHGLIYNALKLFMEMNQKVFDQYTQQYYQDRQREKKFLKDRDEAWMRVEALAMKHPCYAMTVQGLTNTVASTTISQQQLDSPPPDEDGDTDQTPLTLEKIEAKANEAKKMTIINKTKPLLRRKSDLPQDTHTMRALSDHKRADEYLVTPPDPNNC; encoded by the exons ATGTCGAGCCgacaatcgaaaaaagaaaag GATGCAACGAAGATCGGCAAGGACAAGGGAAAGAACGGCAAGGATGGCGAGACAGGTGACGAG GCCAACAAGGTAGCAGGAGCACCACCTGCGACCAATGCACCGCCACCGCCAACGTTGATCAACAAGATCAAATACCAACCTGGCGGTCCTGTGATAAAGAAGGACAAGCGGCAAAGTAGCTCAAgatttaatatttcgaaaaatcggGAGCTTCAGAAGTTGCCGCTTTTGTCTG AAACGCAACAGGGGAACGAGAGGGAGGAACTTTTTATACAGAAGCTGCGGCAATGCTGTGTACTTTTTGATTTTGAGTCTGATCCATTATCGGACTTAAAATGGAAAGAAGTGAAGCGTACCGCTCTGCACGAGATGGTCGAGTACGTTTCCAAGAACAAAAATGTTGTCACAGAAGCTATATATCCTGAAGCTGTGAACAtg TTTGCAGTGAACCTGTTTCGTACACTTCCACCCTCATCGAATCCAAACGGTGCCGAGTTCGACCCGGAAGAGGATGAACCAACCTTAGAAGCCGCTTGGCCTCACTTGCAATTGGTTTAcgaattctttcttcgactGTTGGAGTCTCCAGATTTCCAGCCGACCGTCGCAAGACGTTACATAGACCAGAAGTTCGTGTTGCAGCTTTTGGAACTGTTCGACTCGGAGGATCCGCGAGAGAGGGATTTTCTTAAGACAACGCTTCATAGGATTTACGGAAAGTTCTTAGGACTTAGAGCGTACATCAGGAAACAAATAAACAATGttttttatcgatttatatACGAGACCGAGCATCATAATGGTATTGCTGAACTCCTAGAGATTTTGGGAAG TATAATTAACGGATTCGCTTTACCACTGAAGGAGGAACACAAAGTTTTTCTATTAAAGGTGCTTTCACCTTTGCATAAAGCCAAATCGCTGTCCGTCTATCATCCGCAGTTAGCGTACTGTGTCGTGCAATTTTTAGAGAAAGATCCTTCGCTGACTGAACCTGTTATTAGAAGCTTGTTGAAATTTTGGCCAAAAACACATTCCCCGAAGGAAGTGATGTTCTTGAACGAGCTCGAAGAAATTCTAGACGTCATCGAGCCTGCCGAATTTCAAAAAGTTATGGACCCACTGTTTAGACAATTAGCGAAATGCGTTTCGTCTTCACATTTTCAG GTGGCTGAACGAGCTCTTTATTATTGGAACAACGAATACATAATGTCCCTGGTATCGGATAATTTTTTAGTCATTTTACCCATCGTGTATCCAGCATTCTATAAGAATTCACGAAATCATTGGAACAAGAGTATTCACGGCTTGATTTACAATGCGTTGAAGCTTTTCATGGAAATGAATCAGAAAGTATTCGATCAGTACACTCAACAGTATTATCAA GATCGTCAAAGAGAGAAGAAGTTTCTGAAAGACAGGGATGAAGCGTGGATGCGCGTGGAAGCTTTAGCGATGAAACATCCGTGTTATGCCATGACTGTTCAGGGTTTAACGAATACTGTTGCAAGTACCACGATATCGCAGCAACAATTAGACAGCCCTCCACCTGACGAAGATGGTGATACGGATCAAACGCCGCTTACTTTGGAAAAGATAGAGGCAAAGGCAAACGAG GCAAAGAAGATGACGATCATCAATAAAACCAAGCCACTTTTGCGAAGAAAAAGCGACTTACCCCAAGATACGCACACAATGCGGGCATTGTCCGATCACAAACGCGCCGACGAGTACCTCGTCACGCCACCGGATCCCAATAATTGCTAG
- the LOC143152933 gene encoding serine/threonine-protein phosphatase 2A 56 kDa regulatory subunit gamma isoform isoform X2: protein MDATKIGKDKGKNGKDGETGDEANKVAGAPPATNAPPPPTLINKIKYQPGGPVIKKDKRQSSSRFNISKNRELQKLPLLSETQQGNEREELFIQKLRQCCVLFDFESDPLSDLKWKEVKRTALHEMVEYVSKNKNVVTEAIYPEAVNMFAVNLFRTLPPSSNPNGAEFDPEEDEPTLEAAWPHLQLVYEFFLRLLESPDFQPTVARRYIDQKFVLQLLELFDSEDPRERDFLKTTLHRIYGKFLGLRAYIRKQINNVFYRFIYETEHHNGIAELLEILGSIINGFALPLKEEHKVFLLKVLSPLHKAKSLSVYHPQLAYCVVQFLEKDPSLTEPVIRSLLKFWPKTHSPKEVMFLNELEEILDVIEPAEFQKVMDPLFRQLAKCVSSSHFQVAERALYYWNNEYIMSLVSDNFLVILPIVYPAFYKNSRNHWNKSIHGLIYNALKLFMEMNQKVFDQYTQQYYQDRQREKKFLKDRDEAWMRVEALAMKHPCYAMTVQGLTNTVASTTISQQQLDSPPPDEDGDTDQTPLTLEKIEAKANEAKKMTIINKTKPLLRRKSDLPQDTHTMRALSDHKRADEYLVTPPDPNNC from the exons ATG GATGCAACGAAGATCGGCAAGGACAAGGGAAAGAACGGCAAGGATGGCGAGACAGGTGACGAG GCCAACAAGGTAGCAGGAGCACCACCTGCGACCAATGCACCGCCACCGCCAACGTTGATCAACAAGATCAAATACCAACCTGGCGGTCCTGTGATAAAGAAGGACAAGCGGCAAAGTAGCTCAAgatttaatatttcgaaaaatcggGAGCTTCAGAAGTTGCCGCTTTTGTCTG AAACGCAACAGGGGAACGAGAGGGAGGAACTTTTTATACAGAAGCTGCGGCAATGCTGTGTACTTTTTGATTTTGAGTCTGATCCATTATCGGACTTAAAATGGAAAGAAGTGAAGCGTACCGCTCTGCACGAGATGGTCGAGTACGTTTCCAAGAACAAAAATGTTGTCACAGAAGCTATATATCCTGAAGCTGTGAACAtg TTTGCAGTGAACCTGTTTCGTACACTTCCACCCTCATCGAATCCAAACGGTGCCGAGTTCGACCCGGAAGAGGATGAACCAACCTTAGAAGCCGCTTGGCCTCACTTGCAATTGGTTTAcgaattctttcttcgactGTTGGAGTCTCCAGATTTCCAGCCGACCGTCGCAAGACGTTACATAGACCAGAAGTTCGTGTTGCAGCTTTTGGAACTGTTCGACTCGGAGGATCCGCGAGAGAGGGATTTTCTTAAGACAACGCTTCATAGGATTTACGGAAAGTTCTTAGGACTTAGAGCGTACATCAGGAAACAAATAAACAATGttttttatcgatttatatACGAGACCGAGCATCATAATGGTATTGCTGAACTCCTAGAGATTTTGGGAAG TATAATTAACGGATTCGCTTTACCACTGAAGGAGGAACACAAAGTTTTTCTATTAAAGGTGCTTTCACCTTTGCATAAAGCCAAATCGCTGTCCGTCTATCATCCGCAGTTAGCGTACTGTGTCGTGCAATTTTTAGAGAAAGATCCTTCGCTGACTGAACCTGTTATTAGAAGCTTGTTGAAATTTTGGCCAAAAACACATTCCCCGAAGGAAGTGATGTTCTTGAACGAGCTCGAAGAAATTCTAGACGTCATCGAGCCTGCCGAATTTCAAAAAGTTATGGACCCACTGTTTAGACAATTAGCGAAATGCGTTTCGTCTTCACATTTTCAG GTGGCTGAACGAGCTCTTTATTATTGGAACAACGAATACATAATGTCCCTGGTATCGGATAATTTTTTAGTCATTTTACCCATCGTGTATCCAGCATTCTATAAGAATTCACGAAATCATTGGAACAAGAGTATTCACGGCTTGATTTACAATGCGTTGAAGCTTTTCATGGAAATGAATCAGAAAGTATTCGATCAGTACACTCAACAGTATTATCAA GATCGTCAAAGAGAGAAGAAGTTTCTGAAAGACAGGGATGAAGCGTGGATGCGCGTGGAAGCTTTAGCGATGAAACATCCGTGTTATGCCATGACTGTTCAGGGTTTAACGAATACTGTTGCAAGTACCACGATATCGCAGCAACAATTAGACAGCCCTCCACCTGACGAAGATGGTGATACGGATCAAACGCCGCTTACTTTGGAAAAGATAGAGGCAAAGGCAAACGAG GCAAAGAAGATGACGATCATCAATAAAACCAAGCCACTTTTGCGAAGAAAAAGCGACTTACCCCAAGATACGCACACAATGCGGGCATTGTCCGATCACAAACGCGCCGACGAGTACCTCGTCACGCCACCGGATCCCAATAATTGCTAG
- the LOC143152933 gene encoding serine/threonine-protein phosphatase 2A 56 kDa regulatory subunit gamma isoform isoform X3, with protein MVHVDGYPFVSGCLPKSPSFHQGLALATVLSRESNKSYLTNFTSHYQPLRPLLNETQQGNEREELFIQKLRQCCVLFDFESDPLSDLKWKEVKRTALHEMVEYVSKNKNVVTEAIYPEAVNMFAVNLFRTLPPSSNPNGAEFDPEEDEPTLEAAWPHLQLVYEFFLRLLESPDFQPTVARRYIDQKFVLQLLELFDSEDPRERDFLKTTLHRIYGKFLGLRAYIRKQINNVFYRFIYETEHHNGIAELLEILGSIINGFALPLKEEHKVFLLKVLSPLHKAKSLSVYHPQLAYCVVQFLEKDPSLTEPVIRSLLKFWPKTHSPKEVMFLNELEEILDVIEPAEFQKVMDPLFRQLAKCVSSSHFQVAERALYYWNNEYIMSLVSDNFLVILPIVYPAFYKNSRNHWNKSIHGLIYNALKLFMEMNQKVFDQYTQQYYQDRQREKKFLKDRDEAWMRVEALAMKHPCYAMTVQGLTNTVASTTISQQQLDSPPPDEDGDTDQTPLTLEKIEAKANEAKKMTIINKTKPLLRRKSDLPQDTHTMRALSDHKRADEYLVTPPDPNNC; from the exons ATGGTTCACGTGGATGGATATCCTTTTGTGTCCGGTTGCCTGCCAAAAAGCCCGAGCTTCCATCAAGGGCTCGCCTTGGCCACCGTACTTTCACGAGAATCGAATAAATCCTACTTGACCAACTTCACTTCGCATTATCAACCGTTACGACCCCTATTAAACG AAACGCAACAGGGGAACGAGAGGGAGGAACTTTTTATACAGAAGCTGCGGCAATGCTGTGTACTTTTTGATTTTGAGTCTGATCCATTATCGGACTTAAAATGGAAAGAAGTGAAGCGTACCGCTCTGCACGAGATGGTCGAGTACGTTTCCAAGAACAAAAATGTTGTCACAGAAGCTATATATCCTGAAGCTGTGAACAtg TTTGCAGTGAACCTGTTTCGTACACTTCCACCCTCATCGAATCCAAACGGTGCCGAGTTCGACCCGGAAGAGGATGAACCAACCTTAGAAGCCGCTTGGCCTCACTTGCAATTGGTTTAcgaattctttcttcgactGTTGGAGTCTCCAGATTTCCAGCCGACCGTCGCAAGACGTTACATAGACCAGAAGTTCGTGTTGCAGCTTTTGGAACTGTTCGACTCGGAGGATCCGCGAGAGAGGGATTTTCTTAAGACAACGCTTCATAGGATTTACGGAAAGTTCTTAGGACTTAGAGCGTACATCAGGAAACAAATAAACAATGttttttatcgatttatatACGAGACCGAGCATCATAATGGTATTGCTGAACTCCTAGAGATTTTGGGAAG TATAATTAACGGATTCGCTTTACCACTGAAGGAGGAACACAAAGTTTTTCTATTAAAGGTGCTTTCACCTTTGCATAAAGCCAAATCGCTGTCCGTCTATCATCCGCAGTTAGCGTACTGTGTCGTGCAATTTTTAGAGAAAGATCCTTCGCTGACTGAACCTGTTATTAGAAGCTTGTTGAAATTTTGGCCAAAAACACATTCCCCGAAGGAAGTGATGTTCTTGAACGAGCTCGAAGAAATTCTAGACGTCATCGAGCCTGCCGAATTTCAAAAAGTTATGGACCCACTGTTTAGACAATTAGCGAAATGCGTTTCGTCTTCACATTTTCAG GTGGCTGAACGAGCTCTTTATTATTGGAACAACGAATACATAATGTCCCTGGTATCGGATAATTTTTTAGTCATTTTACCCATCGTGTATCCAGCATTCTATAAGAATTCACGAAATCATTGGAACAAGAGTATTCACGGCTTGATTTACAATGCGTTGAAGCTTTTCATGGAAATGAATCAGAAAGTATTCGATCAGTACACTCAACAGTATTATCAA GATCGTCAAAGAGAGAAGAAGTTTCTGAAAGACAGGGATGAAGCGTGGATGCGCGTGGAAGCTTTAGCGATGAAACATCCGTGTTATGCCATGACTGTTCAGGGTTTAACGAATACTGTTGCAAGTACCACGATATCGCAGCAACAATTAGACAGCCCTCCACCTGACGAAGATGGTGATACGGATCAAACGCCGCTTACTTTGGAAAAGATAGAGGCAAAGGCAAACGAG GCAAAGAAGATGACGATCATCAATAAAACCAAGCCACTTTTGCGAAGAAAAAGCGACTTACCCCAAGATACGCACACAATGCGGGCATTGTCCGATCACAAACGCGCCGACGAGTACCTCGTCACGCCACCGGATCCCAATAATTGCTAG